From one Streptomyces sp. CA-210063 genomic stretch:
- a CDS encoding non-ribosomal peptide synthetase, producing MSPALRDVLAAVASGELPDEIAESLLRGLTAPAPEPGPYPLSRGQAALWAIHASRPGTTSYNLPLGLWLGDGIDPDVLTRALIAVVERQPGLRIAVRLDGTTPVQEITERPAEVVRLDLGHVTDGEFAARIRRLVHTPFDLEHDPLHRMWLIAAPGGRTLLLLVFHHMITDGISSHLLLRDIVACHDALAGRGVLPPVEPATSYREFVRRQQELLDGPEAEKHRRWWLDRLAGASSGPVLDAITDRHRVEPPTADTGAMVQFRLPEATWAALRQVAGAAGLTPFSVLLGSFAALLHRHSGHRDISVMVPTDGRISERFDRTVGYLINPVVVRVDCDPQRSLAELMTAVHDHMAQAEEHSSYPFAAVVGDLRRAGGAAVSFDIGFYLQQGVGGDQDMAAGQTVFQDALELTQEGENPLVVEVVVRGSEALVYLKYDRDLFDPATAERLAEHYRLLLESVAADPRRPIGDLPLITAAERALVDRANDTRAARPRDVTAAGLVLARAASAPERVAVVDADGAISYGELARRVHALARTLGESGVGRGDLVGVLSGRRAAMIVAMLAAHTAGAAYVTLDPGFPAARLAHICTDAGLAAVLVDPAYADRLPAGTPGARIPLGDPGDAAPGSPVACHDDDLAYVLYTSGSTGRPKGVEVTHGNLVNFLTAMANRPGCAADDVLLAVTTAGFDIAGLELLLPLTQGATVHIAPAEVTRDGFALAGLLDSSGATIVQATPATWQMLLAAGWSGRVPRLLCGGEALSAELAADLLDRSGELWNMYGPTETTIWSSALRVRRDRPITVGTPIANTTFHLAGPDGGPVPFGATGELLIGGDGVARGYRGRPELNAERFVEQDGQRRYRTGDLARWTETGELLLLGRADRQIKLRGHRIELGEIEAAIRRTGATGEARVVLREERPGHPRLVAFVVAEPAPAATIAGRIEEWLPAYMIPSRTVPMTGLPMTPNAKVDAVRLATASLDELIREFGHAERPREPRPSDSGRLLATLRELTAGVAGVAPQDIPVDRPLGEAGFDSVGFTRLAMAVRTRFGVPISPTLFYAHPALSSLAAHIGASSPDTFTETEAETEAEPEAETEAEPERARAAATVRASGPAVPPEDLGYPPVAIIGVGGRLPASGSLHEFWTHLAEGRDLTAPYPLERGFSARVFPERFRGSFVRDVDAFDAGRFRISPREAAQMDPQHRLLLHAADEALLDAGLVPAALAGSRTGVFVGLSGADYLGLLGPGSPEMGDHFLIGNVASIAANRISYVYDLHGPSAVYDTACSSSLVAIHRAARALHIGDCELALAGGANLLLSPHGFTGLRRAGMLSPDGRCKTFDERADGYGRGEGVVLLALKLLERAIAEGDPVHGVLIGSAENHGGHTHSLTVPNPQAQRDVLLAAHRAAAVPPDTIGYIEAHGTGTPLGDPIEVDALREAFGQLYRDWGLHVVAGRTGLGSVKSNIGHLEAAAGVAGVVKVLLSMRHRLMPGLAGLGTPNPMIDLAGSPFRLQAEAQPWEPPDGMPARAGVSSFGMGGSNVHVVVAEAEKH from the coding sequence ATGAGCCCGGCACTGCGCGACGTCCTCGCCGCGGTCGCCTCCGGTGAGCTGCCGGACGAGATCGCCGAGTCGCTGCTGCGCGGCCTGACCGCTCCGGCGCCGGAGCCGGGGCCGTACCCGCTCAGCCGCGGCCAGGCGGCGCTCTGGGCGATTCACGCGAGCCGGCCCGGCACCACCTCCTACAACCTGCCGCTGGGGCTGTGGCTGGGCGACGGGATCGACCCGGACGTGCTCACCCGGGCCCTGATCGCCGTCGTGGAGCGGCAGCCGGGTCTGCGGATCGCCGTCCGACTGGACGGGACCACGCCGGTGCAGGAGATCACCGAGCGACCCGCCGAGGTGGTCCGGCTCGACCTCGGGCATGTCACCGACGGGGAGTTCGCCGCGCGCATCCGGCGCCTGGTGCACACCCCGTTCGACCTGGAGCACGACCCCCTGCACCGGATGTGGCTGATCGCGGCGCCCGGTGGCCGGACACTGCTGCTCCTGGTGTTCCACCACATGATCACCGACGGGATCTCCAGCCACCTGCTGCTGCGCGACATCGTGGCCTGCCACGACGCACTGGCCGGTCGAGGCGTTCTGCCGCCGGTCGAGCCGGCCACCTCGTACCGTGAGTTCGTCCGTCGCCAGCAGGAACTGCTCGACGGGCCGGAGGCCGAGAAGCACCGCCGCTGGTGGCTCGACCGGCTGGCCGGTGCCTCCAGCGGTCCGGTCCTCGACGCGATCACCGATCGGCACCGGGTCGAGCCGCCCACCGCCGACACCGGCGCGATGGTCCAGTTCCGGCTGCCGGAGGCGACCTGGGCGGCCCTCCGCCAGGTCGCCGGAGCGGCCGGACTGACCCCGTTCAGCGTGCTGCTGGGTTCCTTCGCCGCACTGCTGCACCGGCACTCCGGCCACCGCGACATCAGCGTCATGGTGCCGACCGACGGCCGGATCTCCGAGCGGTTCGACCGCACCGTGGGGTACCTGATCAATCCGGTGGTGGTACGGGTCGACTGCGACCCGCAGCGTAGCCTCGCCGAGCTGATGACCGCCGTGCACGACCACATGGCGCAGGCCGAGGAGCACAGCTCCTACCCGTTCGCCGCCGTGGTCGGTGACCTGCGCCGCGCCGGCGGCGCCGCGGTCTCCTTCGACATCGGCTTCTACCTGCAACAGGGCGTCGGCGGCGACCAGGACATGGCCGCCGGGCAGACCGTCTTCCAGGACGCCCTCGAACTGACCCAGGAGGGTGAGAACCCGCTGGTCGTCGAGGTGGTGGTGCGCGGGTCGGAGGCGTTGGTCTACCTCAAGTACGACCGTGACCTGTTCGACCCGGCCACGGCCGAGCGGCTGGCCGAGCACTACCGGCTGCTACTGGAATCCGTGGCCGCCGATCCGCGCCGGCCGATCGGCGATCTGCCCCTCATCACCGCGGCGGAACGTGCCCTCGTCGACCGGGCCAACGACACCCGTGCCGCCCGGCCGCGCGACGTGACCGCGGCCGGCCTGGTGCTGGCCCGCGCGGCGTCGGCCCCGGAGCGCGTCGCGGTGGTGGACGCCGACGGTGCCATCAGCTACGGCGAACTGGCCCGGCGGGTGCACGCACTGGCGCGTACCCTCGGCGAATCCGGCGTGGGCCGCGGCGACCTGGTCGGTGTGCTGTCCGGCCGGCGAGCCGCCATGATCGTGGCGATGCTGGCGGCGCACACCGCAGGCGCGGCCTACGTAACGCTCGACCCGGGCTTCCCGGCCGCCCGCCTCGCGCACATCTGCACCGACGCCGGTCTCGCCGCGGTCCTCGTCGACCCGGCGTACGCCGACCGCCTGCCGGCCGGGACACCCGGCGCCCGCATCCCGCTCGGTGACCCGGGCGACGCCGCCCCGGGCTCGCCGGTCGCCTGCCACGACGACGATCTCGCTTACGTGCTCTACACCTCCGGATCCACCGGCCGGCCCAAGGGCGTCGAGGTCACCCACGGCAACCTGGTCAACTTCCTCACCGCGATGGCGAACCGGCCCGGGTGCGCCGCCGACGACGTGCTGCTGGCCGTCACCACGGCCGGGTTCGACATCGCCGGCCTGGAACTGCTGCTGCCGCTCACCCAGGGTGCGACCGTCCACATCGCGCCGGCCGAGGTCACCCGAGACGGCTTCGCGCTCGCCGGCCTGCTCGACAGCAGCGGCGCGACCATAGTGCAGGCCACACCGGCCACCTGGCAGATGCTGCTCGCCGCCGGCTGGAGCGGACGGGTACCCCGGCTGCTCTGCGGCGGGGAGGCGCTGAGCGCCGAGCTGGCGGCCGACCTGCTCGACCGCTCCGGCGAGTTGTGGAACATGTACGGACCGACCGAGACCACGATCTGGTCCTCGGCGCTGCGGGTACGCCGCGACCGGCCGATCACGGTCGGCACGCCGATCGCGAACACGACGTTCCACCTCGCGGGCCCGGACGGCGGCCCGGTCCCGTTCGGCGCCACCGGGGAACTGCTGATCGGCGGTGACGGCGTCGCCCGCGGCTACCGCGGCCGCCCCGAACTGAACGCCGAGCGTTTCGTCGAGCAGGACGGGCAGCGGCGCTACCGCACCGGAGATCTGGCCCGGTGGACCGAGACCGGCGAGCTGCTGCTGCTCGGTCGCGCCGACCGGCAGATCAAGCTGCGCGGGCACCGGATCGAGCTCGGCGAGATCGAGGCGGCGATCCGGCGTACCGGGGCGACCGGCGAGGCGCGGGTGGTCCTGCGCGAAGAGCGGCCCGGGCATCCGCGCCTGGTCGCCTTCGTCGTCGCCGAGCCCGCGCCGGCCGCGACGATCGCCGGGCGGATCGAGGAGTGGCTTCCGGCGTACATGATCCCGTCCCGGACGGTGCCGATGACCGGCCTGCCGATGACCCCGAACGCCAAGGTCGACGCGGTCCGGCTCGCCACCGCCTCCCTGGACGAACTGATCCGTGAGTTCGGCCACGCCGAGAGGCCGCGGGAGCCCCGGCCGAGCGACAGCGGCCGGTTGCTGGCCACCCTGCGGGAGCTGACCGCAGGTGTCGCCGGGGTGGCGCCGCAGGACATCCCGGTGGACCGGCCGCTCGGCGAGGCGGGCTTCGACTCGGTCGGTTTCACCCGGCTCGCGATGGCGGTCCGCACCCGCTTCGGCGTACCGATCAGCCCCACGCTCTTCTACGCGCACCCCGCGCTCAGCTCACTCGCGGCGCACATCGGCGCCAGCAGCCCGGACACCTTCACCGAGACCGAAGCCGAGACCGAAGCCGAGCCCGAAGCCGAGACCGAAGCCGAGCCCGAGCGGGCCCGGGCGGCGGCCACCGTCCGGGCCTCCGGGCCCGCCGTACCTCCTGAGGACCTCGGCTACCCGCCCGTGGCGATCATCGGCGTCGGCGGCCGGCTGCCGGCCTCCGGGTCGCTGCACGAGTTCTGGACCCACCTCGCCGAGGGGCGCGACCTCACCGCGCCGTACCCGCTGGAGCGCGGCTTCTCCGCCCGGGTGTTCCCGGAACGCTTCCGCGGCTCGTTCGTGCGCGACGTCGACGCCTTCGACGCGGGGCGGTTCCGGATCTCGCCGCGCGAGGCGGCCCAGATGGATCCGCAGCACCGGCTCCTGCTGCACGCCGCGGACGAGGCCCTGCTCGACGCCGGGCTCGTGCCCGCGGCACTGGCAGGCAGCCGTACCGGGGTGTTCGTCGGTCTCAGCGGCGCCGACTACCTGGGCCTGTTGGGCCCGGGCTCGCCGGAGATGGGCGATCACTTCCTGATCGGCAACGTCGCCTCGATCGCGGCCAACCGCATCTCCTACGTGTACGACCTGCACGGCCCCAGCGCGGTCTACGACACGGCCTGCTCCAGCTCCCTGGTGGCCATCCACCGCGCGGCCCGCGCCCTGCACATCGGCGACTGCGAACTCGCCCTGGCCGGCGGCGCGAACCTGCTGCTGTCCCCGCACGGCTTCACCGGCCTGCGCCGCGCCGGAATGCTCAGCCCCGACGGGCGGTGCAAGACCTTCGACGAGCGCGCCGACGGCTACGGCCGGGGCGAGGGCGTGGTCCTGCTGGCGCTCAAACTGCTGGAGCGCGCGATCGCCGAAGGCGACCCGGTGCACGGCGTCCTGATCGGCTCGGCCGAGAACCACGGCGGCCACACCCACTCGCTGACCGTGCCCAACCCGCAGGCCCAGCGCGACGTCCTGCTCGCGGCGCACCGGGCGGCGGCGGTGCCGCCCGACACCATCGGCTACATCGAGGCGCACGGCACCGGGACGCCACTCGGCGACCCGATCGAGGTGGACGCGCTGCGGGAGGCGTTCGGGCAGCTCTACCGCGACTGGGGGCTGCATGTCGTGGCGGGACGCACCGGGCTCGGCTCGGTCAAGTCCAACATCGGCCATCTGGAGGCCGCCGCCGGCGTCGCCGGAGTGGTGAAGGTGCTGCTGAGCATGCGGCACCGCCTGATGCCCGGCCTGGCCGGCCTGGGCACCCCCAACCCGATGATCGACCTGGCCGGCAGCCCGTTCCGGCTCCAGGCCGAGGCACAGCCGTGGGAGCCGCCGGACGGCATGCCGGCACGCGCCGGCGTCAGCTCCTTCGGCATGGGTGGCAGCAACGTACACGTCGTCGTGGCGGAAGCGGAGAAGCACTGA